CGGGCGCCCGGCCGTCCACAGCCCGTTCCCGTCGCTGCCCCCATGGGAGGACGCCATCCGGCTGACGGCCACCGCCCACCCCACCGCCGGCCTGACCTCCACCACCAGGGCCCTCTACCGCGACCTCGCCGCGGCGACCGGCCGTACGACCACGGACGTCGCCCGCTCCGTCGCCGCCTGGCGGCAGGGCGGCCCCGAAGGCCTCGCCCTCCTCGACACCACCTGGAACCCCCCGGCCGGCGACTTCGACCGGGCCCGCAGCGCCCTCCTCGCCGCGGACCTCCCGTCCCTGCGCCCGCGCCACAACCACCTCACCGACCCCGGCCGCGGCATCCAGCTCCGCTTCGGCCGTGACCACCGCTGGTACCCGTACGAATCCGAACCCGGCACCGAGGACTGGTGGCCCACCGGCCCGGCCGACCCCGACCCCGTGGGCGCCCTCACCGCCCTGCTCGCGCGATGACTAACCTCAACGCCGTGGAAGGTCTCGACGCACTCACCCGGTCCCTCGCCCAGCGCACCCCCGAACAGCTCGCCGCACTCCTCACCCGCCATGCCGAGCCGCTCGCCCGCCGGCCCGCCCCCACCGAACTCCGCGGCCTGGCAAGCGCCTTGTGGTCCTACGAGACCCTCCACCAACTGGTACTGCACCTCGACCACCCCCGGCTCCAGGTGCTCACAGCCACCGCCCGCATCAGCCAGGAGCGCGCCCGGCGAGCCGCCCCCGGCCCCGCCGCCCCCGCCCCGGGCGCCGACTACCAGTCCCTGATGGCGCACCGGCTGTCCTTCGCCCACCTGGCCACCGAACCCGTCCCGCCCGAGGACGTCCTCGCCGCCCTCGGCGCCACCTCACCGGGCCGCACCCGCACCGCCGCCGAAACCGCCCTGAGCGCCCTCTACGACGACGGACTCGCCGCGCCGACGGAGGACGGCGCGATCGTCGTCCCGCCGCGCACCCCGCAACTCCTGGCCGCCCACGACCCCGGCCCGTTCCTTGCCGACGCCCCGAGGCCCGCCCCGGACGACCCCGACGGTCCCGCGACGCCCGCCGCATCCGTCCCGCCGACCTCGCCGCACGACGAATCCCGGGCCGCCGCGGCGACCCTCGCCGCCACCCTGGACCGCCTGCTGGCCTCTCTGGCGACGCAGCCCGCCGCGCTGCGCAAGTCGGGCGGGCTGGCCGTACGGGAGATCAAACGGCTGGCCAAGGCGGCCGGCGCCACCGAACCGCACACCCGCCTCCTCCTCGACCTGGCGCTCGCCGCCGACCTGATCGCGCTGACCCGCACCCCGTCCGGCATCACCGCGCTGCCCACCGGCGCCTACGACGACTGGCTCGCTCGCCCGCCCGGCGCCCGCCTCGCCCCCGTCCTGGCCGCCTGGTCAGGGCTGTGGGACATCCCCACCCACACCCCGTTCGGCGAGACCCCGACCGCACTGGTCCGCGGCCACGACCGGCACGCGCCCGCCCTCCGGCACGCCCTCCTCGCCGCCCTGGCCACCGTCCCCCACGGTGCGGGAGCCCCCCTCCCGCCACTGCCGTTCACCGAACCCCCGGAGGGGGAGAGAGGCGGCCACACTCCCTGGACGGATCTCCTCCGGGCAGCGGACTGGCACCGCCCCCTCGCCGTCACCCACCAGCCGATGGCCGGGGAACGCGCCGCCCACACCCTCCACGAAGCCGCCTACCTGGGCCTGGCCGCCCACGGCACCCTCACCCCGCTCGGCCGCGCACTGCTCACCGACCCGCAGTCGCTGGACCGGCCGCTCGCCGATCTGCTGCCGCCACTCCTCGAACAGGCCCATTTCCAGGCCGATCTGACGGCTGTCGTACCCGGCCGCCCCGCCGCCGGGCTCGCCGCACTGCTCGCCTCCGCGGCCGACCGCGAATCCGAAGGCCACGCCGTGACCTGGCGCTTCACCCCGCACTCCGTACGCCGCGCACTCGACACCGGCCACACCGCCGACACCCTCCTGGAGGACCTCACCCGCGCCTCGGCGACAGGCACCCTGCCGCAGCCGCTCGGCTACCTCGTCCGGGACGCCGCCCGCGCCCACGGCCGGATGCGCGTCCTGCCCGCCGCCTGCTGTATCCGCTCCGACGACGAAGCCCTCGTCAAGGAACTCGCCGCCCACCGCGCCCTGCACGACCTCGGGCTGCGCGCCATCGCCCCGACCGTCCTGGTCAGCGCCCGGCCGCCGGCCGCCACCCTGGACGCGCTGCGCGCCGCGGGCTACGCACCGGCCCTGGAATCCGACACCGGCACCACGACCGTCGAACGGCTCCCCGCCCACCGCGCCACGGCACCCGCCCCCACCCGTGACCCCCGGGCGCCGCTCGCCCTCGCCCACCGCCTCCTGGGCGTCCCCGCACCGCCCCAAGAGGTCACAAAGACCGGCGAGGCATGACCCGTTGGCAGAGGATTACGCCCACGGTTGCGGCGAGGGCGATGGTTCCGGTGGACGCCTCGATGGCGGTCGCGCGGCCAGGGAACGACCCGCGGTCGCGCTGTCCGGGCCGTCGAGGAACGAGGGCGGCCACCGTACGGGCGGGGCCCGCGGTCATGCCCTCAGCCGTCTGCCGGTTTGCGTCGGGTCGCCCCGCTGATCCGGCGCAGCGCCGTCGGCCCGAAGCTGAGCGGGCGGGGGAGGCGTCTGGGGGTGGGCGCGGAGCCGGAGTGGTGGGGCGGGGCCGGGGGCTGCCCGGGCGCGGGCGGTGCGGCCGAGAGCGCGGCGGTGGGCCTCGCCGACCGGGCCGAGGCGGCACCGGCCGCCGCCGGAGGGTGCGGACCGGCGGCCGCCGGGCTCCCGGGCGCGGCCGTCAGCGGTGCCGGGACCGGCCCGGGCGATGTCTGCCGACCTGCTGCCCCGCCGGCCGTGGGGCGGATCCGAGCCTTTTCCCAGAGCAGACCGAGTGCGGCAGCGGGGCGCAGGAACGGGGCCGTGGGGGCGGCAGGTGCGAGGACGTCGACATAGGAGCCGCGGACGGCCCGGCCGGCCGTGGGGGAGGGGAGCAGTTCGCCGGTGGCCACCGACCATGGTTCCTGGACGAGGCGCCCGATGGTCCGCTGTACCTTCCGGGCGAGTGACGGCTCGTCCATCCCGTGCCGGCGCAGTGCCCCGCGCAGCGCGGCGGCACCGTGGGCGGCGAGGGACAGGCCCTGACCGCAGTCGTGGGCGAGCGAGACCACCGCGCCGCCGAGGGCGATGAACCCCGTGGGCCAGGAAGAAAGTTGCTCATAACGGCGCCGCAGGTCCGAGGTGTCGCGCGTCAGCCGTACCTCGCTCAGCGGCTCGGCGGCGGCGATGAGGTCGCCGATGACGGAGTGGCCCGTGCGGTGGGCGAACGGCACGAACCGGCCCGCGTGTTCGCAGGGCCGGTCGTCCCCGGTGCCGGTGAGCGTGACCAGCCAGCGTCCGCCTTCGATCGGCACCAGCGTCGCCGTCCTCCCGGGCACCGGGCGGTGCGGTGCACCAGGAGAGGGGGGCGGGCCGCCGAGCCCCGAACGGGCGGTGAGCACCGGGCAGTTCTCCGTACCCTCGGGGGCGCGGAAGATACGGGTCGCCGAGACGATCCCGGAGTCCACGACGTCCTCGTGAGCGGAGGGCAGCCCCAGCGCGGTCAGCCACTCCCGGGCGGTGGAGTGCCGGCCGGTGGCGTCGACGACGAGGTCGGCGTCCAGAAGGTGGGTGGCGCCGCTGGTGGTGTCCCGGACGCGCACCCCGGTGATGTGTTCCGCGGTGCCGGTCAGCTCCGTCGCTTCGGTTCCGTCGAGGACGGTCACTCCGGGGAGGGCCGACGCCTGCCGGCGGATGACCCGGTCGAGCAGATCGCGGGAGCAGGCGAGCAGATACCGCGAAGACGCCCGGCGGCCCGGCCGGACCTTCGGGGCGCGGCCGGCGAACTCCGCCGGTAACGGCATCCGGCGGGCGCCCTCGGCAAGCCAGCGCGCGGCACTTCCGGGCAGCAGGGTGTCGATCAGCCGGACGCCGTCCGCCGTCAGCAGATGCGCGTGCCGGGCCTGCGGGAGGTCCGTGGGGCGGGCGGGGGTCCGCGGCAGCCGGTCCCGCTCGACGACGATGACATCGGCGTGTCCGGACAGTGCCGCGGCGGCGAGCATGCCCGTGAAGCCGCCGCCGAGCACCACGGCGAGGTAAGGGTGGGTGAACTCGAGCCCGTTGTTGCTCGAGGTGCTCGACGCGTTCATGGGCAGTCCCTTTCTCGGCGGCGGCGGGCGGTTCCCCCGCGGGAGCGGGACACGTCCAGGAAGGGCGGTGCCGCATACGGTCGGGAACGGCGGCGAGCGGCGGCGATGACGGCGTCGGTGGCGGCCGTGAAGGAGGCCGTGAACGAAGCCGCCAACGAGGACGGCAGGGACGCGGAGGCGGTCCGCAGAATGCGCAGGGCTGCCGGTGCGAGCGGCACTGCCCGTTGTGGGTCCCGGCAGGCCGGCGCGAACGCCGGCCTGCCGCCCCCCGATTTCCCCATCATGATTCCCCCTCAGGCCGTGCCCGCCCCGCCCTGCGCACAGCCACGTCCTCCACCGCCACCCGCCCGTATCACCGGGTGCGGCGGGCGGGCACAACTGCCTCGCGGAGCGTGCTCCGCCCCGGGGGACGCGGCCGTCACATCTGGTCAACGGCGGACACAATTCGGGATCGTAGGCGGCGGCGATCACATCCGACAGCCGGGTTTGAGCGAGAGGCACGAGGCAGCCACCCCCGGAATACCCGCGGGTAGATCCGCAGTAAAACGGCGCAATGGGCAGAAACCGCCGTGACGCTTTCTCGCGACGCGAGAAAGCGGGCGGGAAATCCCCCTGGGAAGAGGGGCGGTGGCGTCCGCAGCGGCGCATGGTTGGCGCGAAATGATCGGGTACCCACGGGTGTGGAGCTGCCGTGCCTACCCTGTGCGGGCACCGCACTGGAGAACCCGAGGGAGAGTCGTGCGCGCGATTGTGATGCGAGAATTCGGCGGCCCGGACGTGCTGCGGCTCGAGGACGTGCCCGAGCCGGCACCGCGCGGCGGCCACTCGCTGGTCGACGTGGCCCTGGCCGGCATCAACTACGCGGATGTGCACGTACGGGGGGACTCCTATCTTGCGCCCGTCGAGCTGCCGTACGTACCCGGGAACGAGGTCGTGGGGACGGTGGACGGCGGGCGGCGCGTCGTCGGACTGTGCCGCGGCGGCGGATACGCGGAACGGACGCTGCTGCACCGCCGCGTCACCTGGGACGTCCCCGACGCCATCAGCGACGAACAGGCCGTCGCACTGGCGCTGCAGGGCAACAGCGCCTGGCATCTGCTGTTCACCTCGCTGCGCCTCACGGAGGGCGAGACCGTTGTCGTGCCGGCCGCGGCGGGCGGTGTCGGTTCGCTGGCCGTCCAGCTCGCCGCGCGCGCCGGCGCCAAGGTCATCGCTCTCGCGGGCTCCCCGGAAAAGCGCGAACTGGCCGGGAAACTGGGCGCCCACGCGGTGGTCGACTCGACCGCCGAGGACCTGACGGAGCGCATCCTGGAGGCGGCGGGCGGTCCCGTGGCGGCGGCGCTGGAGATGACCGGTGGAGTCACCTTCGAGCGGACCCTCGCCGCCGTCGCGCCGCGCGGCCGGCTCGCGGTGTACGGGTTCGCCGGCGGAGAGCTGGCGAGCGTGCCCACCCGGGAGCTGATGGAACGGAGCATCACCGTCTCGGGCTTCTGGCTGCCGCAGCTCTACGCGGACCGTACGGCGCTGCCGACGTCCATGCGGGCGCTGTTCGACGCGGTCATCGAGGGCACCCTCACGCCGCAGACCGGCGCCGTGTACGGGCTTGGGGAGGCGGCGCGGGCGCACCACGACCTGGCCGCCCGTACCGGGACCGGGAAACTGGCGCTCGACGTCACCCGATAATGCGGGTGGCCCGGGGGGACGGACGGGCACAAGGGGTGTGGGGGCACAGTCCTTGGCCGTCCATCGGGAGCAGCGG
This genomic stretch from Streptomyces nigrescens harbors:
- a CDS encoding helicase-associated domain-containing protein translates to MTNLNAVEGLDALTRSLAQRTPEQLAALLTRHAEPLARRPAPTELRGLASALWSYETLHQLVLHLDHPRLQVLTATARISQERARRAAPGPAAPAPGADYQSLMAHRLSFAHLATEPVPPEDVLAALGATSPGRTRTAAETALSALYDDGLAAPTEDGAIVVPPRTPQLLAAHDPGPFLADAPRPAPDDPDGPATPAASVPPTSPHDESRAAAATLAATLDRLLASLATQPAALRKSGGLAVREIKRLAKAAGATEPHTRLLLDLALAADLIALTRTPSGITALPTGAYDDWLARPPGARLAPVLAAWSGLWDIPTHTPFGETPTALVRGHDRHAPALRHALLAALATVPHGAGAPLPPLPFTEPPEGERGGHTPWTDLLRAADWHRPLAVTHQPMAGERAAHTLHEAAYLGLAAHGTLTPLGRALLTDPQSLDRPLADLLPPLLEQAHFQADLTAVVPGRPAAGLAALLASAADRESEGHAVTWRFTPHSVRRALDTGHTADTLLEDLTRASATGTLPQPLGYLVRDAARAHGRMRVLPAACCIRSDDEALVKELAAHRALHDLGLRAIAPTVLVSARPPAATLDALRAAGYAPALESDTGTTTVERLPAHRATAPAPTRDPRAPLALAHRLLGVPAPPQEVTKTGEA
- a CDS encoding quinone oxidoreductase family protein yields the protein MRAIVMREFGGPDVLRLEDVPEPAPRGGHSLVDVALAGINYADVHVRGDSYLAPVELPYVPGNEVVGTVDGGRRVVGLCRGGGYAERTLLHRRVTWDVPDAISDEQAVALALQGNSAWHLLFTSLRLTEGETVVVPAAAGGVGSLAVQLAARAGAKVIALAGSPEKRELAGKLGAHAVVDSTAEDLTERILEAAGGPVAAALEMTGGVTFERTLAAVAPRGRLAVYGFAGGELASVPTRELMERSITVSGFWLPQLYADRTALPTSMRALFDAVIEGTLTPQTGAVYGLGEAARAHHDLAARTGTGKLALDVTR
- a CDS encoding FAD-dependent oxidoreductase, translated to MNASSTSSNNGLEFTHPYLAVVLGGGFTGMLAAAALSGHADVIVVERDRLPRTPARPTDLPQARHAHLLTADGVRLIDTLLPGSAARWLAEGARRMPLPAEFAGRAPKVRPGRRASSRYLLACSRDLLDRVIRRQASALPGVTVLDGTEATELTGTAEHITGVRVRDTTSGATHLLDADLVVDATGRHSTAREWLTALGLPSAHEDVVDSGIVSATRIFRAPEGTENCPVLTARSGLGGPPPSPGAPHRPVPGRTATLVPIEGGRWLVTLTGTGDDRPCEHAGRFVPFAHRTGHSVIGDLIAAAEPLSEVRLTRDTSDLRRRYEQLSSWPTGFIALGGAVVSLAHDCGQGLSLAAHGAAALRGALRRHGMDEPSLARKVQRTIGRLVQEPWSVATGELLPSPTAGRAVRGSYVDVLAPAAPTAPFLRPAAALGLLWEKARIRPTAGGAAGRQTSPGPVPAPLTAAPGSPAAAGPHPPAAAGAASARSARPTAALSAAPPAPGQPPAPPHHSGSAPTPRRLPRPLSFGPTALRRISGATRRKPADG